A genomic window from Streptomyces brevispora includes:
- a CDS encoding zinc-ribbon domain-containing protein, with translation MIIFGTRGYLYQLAVMTMVCGWCGNPSAHTLRKRVTKFTLFFVPLFPFSTKFATQCTFCGGEQKIPREQADQLLAQHMASQDGNPFGQSPQQPGVKPGPQGQRQNPYQH, from the coding sequence ATGATCATTTTCGGTACGCGAGGCTATCTCTACCAACTGGCCGTCATGACGATGGTCTGCGGCTGGTGCGGGAATCCGTCCGCGCACACCCTGCGCAAGCGGGTCACGAAGTTCACGCTGTTCTTCGTGCCGCTGTTCCCCTTCTCGACGAAGTTCGCCACCCAGTGCACCTTCTGCGGCGGCGAGCAGAAGATCCCCAGGGAGCAGGCCGATCAGCTGCTCGCCCAGCACATGGCGTCGCAGGACGGCAACCCGTTCGGCCAGTCGCCGCAGCAGCCGGGCGTCAAGCCGGGGCCGCAGGGCCAGCGCCAGAACCCGTATCAGCACTAA
- a CDS encoding PBS lyase, with protein sequence MFAGINEVDWASMEHAYGPADDVPGLLQGLASADPAEREGALDGMYGAVHHQGDVYACTLACIPFLFELVVDPAVPDRGGIVELLTSIGGIDLDEDDEDEIDEEEIEGAANYAMAAAAVTAGAGVFFALMADDDPGVRVCAPLALATLHGHPARVLTLLRDRLAVEPDEEVRLALVEAAGRIALRHRPLTDRIADWLSRLAAEAYPPGLRLAALAQLARCAPQALPGDLVRMVAGLLRQLRSVPAAADPGSRPAEAHGEAAAAEERAAPVTLVGQLRALSAEENAGRAAPWTADLLRTLHVGLDDRVAERTALLTDQLCSPDRWQRIDAVRMSSGLIRAWRGSYGELVRLVGEQLGEAEPRLAEAASHVLEELFGLAAPAADALAVRVAADPGAWVKEWASGPPGLGSAVKALSRLGDARAVPALAAALERPEVPHDVGFAIGYLGSAARPLAGALRRRLGEVGLDEGAYDRASPLLAGLTALRAGEAAPEVLRVLRGAPEYRGEWLRTAALRALGSFGPAAHCAVPELRALIRRPGTAAATEAAEALWAVDGDAGTVLPVLIEGLQAEHAHERRSAASALGRLGAQAAVTAPRLRALLWHEELWLRVDAAIALWEVSGWAGESVPVLLAAWEQNRHVRVRVAGCLARMGAADAESDAAHVLRAELASVRRHNAMDGGYGSHDTYEDEKLLALCRRALTGNPGKGPAT encoded by the coding sequence GTGTTCGCGGGGATCAACGAGGTCGACTGGGCCTCGATGGAGCATGCCTACGGGCCTGCCGATGATGTGCCCGGACTGCTCCAGGGTCTCGCGTCCGCCGATCCGGCGGAGCGTGAGGGGGCGCTGGACGGGATGTACGGGGCCGTGCACCACCAGGGTGACGTCTACGCGTGCACCCTCGCCTGTATCCCCTTCCTCTTCGAACTGGTCGTGGATCCGGCGGTCCCGGACCGCGGAGGCATCGTCGAGCTGCTCACCAGCATCGGCGGCATCGACCTCGACGAGGACGACGAGGACGAGATCGACGAGGAGGAGATCGAGGGCGCGGCGAACTACGCGATGGCGGCGGCGGCCGTCACCGCGGGCGCCGGGGTGTTCTTCGCGCTGATGGCGGACGACGACCCGGGGGTCCGGGTCTGCGCCCCGCTGGCGCTGGCCACCCTGCACGGCCACCCCGCCCGGGTCCTGACGCTGCTGCGGGACCGGCTGGCGGTGGAGCCGGACGAGGAGGTGCGGCTCGCCCTGGTCGAGGCGGCGGGGCGGATCGCCCTGCGCCACCGCCCGCTGACCGACCGGATCGCCGACTGGCTGAGCCGGCTGGCCGCCGAGGCGTACCCGCCGGGGCTGCGGCTGGCGGCGCTGGCCCAGCTGGCGCGGTGCGCACCGCAGGCGCTGCCGGGCGATCTGGTGCGGATGGTGGCGGGGCTGCTGCGGCAGCTGCGCTCGGTGCCCGCGGCCGCCGATCCGGGGTCCCGGCCGGCCGAGGCGCACGGCGAGGCGGCCGCGGCCGAGGAGCGGGCCGCGCCGGTCACCCTGGTGGGGCAGTTGCGGGCGCTGTCGGCCGAGGAGAACGCGGGTCGCGCGGCACCCTGGACGGCCGATCTGCTGCGGACCCTGCATGTCGGGCTGGACGACCGGGTCGCCGAGCGGACGGCGCTGCTGACCGATCAGCTGTGCAGCCCCGACCGCTGGCAGCGCATCGACGCGGTCCGGATGAGCAGCGGGCTGATCCGGGCCTGGCGCGGTTCCTACGGGGAGCTGGTGCGGCTGGTCGGCGAGCAGCTCGGCGAGGCCGAACCGCGGCTGGCCGAGGCCGCCTCGCACGTCCTGGAGGAGCTGTTCGGCCTGGCCGCACCGGCCGCGGACGCGCTGGCGGTCCGGGTCGCGGCGGATCCGGGGGCCTGGGTGAAGGAGTGGGCCAGCGGGCCGCCGGGGCTCGGCAGCGCGGTGAAGGCCCTGTCCCGGCTGGGTGATGCCCGCGCCGTGCCCGCGCTGGCGGCGGCGCTGGAGCGGCCCGAGGTGCCGCACGACGTGGGGTTCGCCATTGGTTATCTGGGGTCGGCGGCCCGCCCGCTGGCCGGTGCGCTGCGGCGCAGACTCGGCGAGGTGGGCCTCGACGAGGGTGCGTACGACCGGGCGAGCCCGCTGCTGGCCGGGCTGACCGCGCTGCGGGCGGGCGAGGCGGCGCCGGAGGTGCTGCGGGTGCTGCGCGGGGCTCCGGAGTACCGCGGCGAGTGGCTGCGGACGGCGGCGCTGCGGGCGCTCGGCTCGTTCGGGCCGGCGGCGCACTGTGCCGTACCGGAGCTGCGGGCGCTGATCCGGCGTCCCGGCACCGCGGCGGCCACGGAGGCCGCCGAGGCGCTGTGGGCGGTCGACGGGGACGCCGGCACCGTGCTGCCGGTGCTGATCGAAGGGCTCCAGGCGGAGCACGCGCACGAGCGGCGGTCGGCGGCGAGCGCGCTGGGCCGGCTCGGTGCGCAGGCGGCGGTGACCGCGCCGCGGCTGCGGGCGCTGCTGTGGCACGAGGAGCTGTGGCTGCGGGTGGACGCGGCGATCGCTCTGTGGGAGGTTTCGGGCTGGGCCGGGGAGTCCGTTCCGGTACTCCTGGCGGCCTGGGAGCAGAACCGCCATGTCAGGGTCCGGGTGGCCGGCTGCCTGGCGCGGATGGGGGCCGCCGACGCGGAGTCGGACGCGGCACACGTGCTGCGCGCCGAGCTCGCCTCCGTACGCCGGCACAACGCGATGGACGGCGGCTACGGCAGCCACGACACATACGAGGACGAGAAGCTGCTGGCGCTCTGCCGCCGGGCACTCACGGGTAATCCGGGGAAGGGACCCGCCACATGA
- the ligD gene encoding non-homologous end-joining DNA ligase, with amino-acid sequence MTPIAEVEGRRLTLSNLEKVLYPATGTTKGEVLHYYAATAAEPLLAHLRDRPVSFLRYPDGPDGQRFFTKNPPPGTPSWVRITPVPHHDNEEAGQIVVGDLASLMWAANLVVEFHTPQWRAGAPGLADRLVFDLDPGAPATAVECCEVALWLRERLAADGLEAYGKTSGSKGLHLLVPLEPTPSARVSAYAKGLAVQAERELPDLVVHRMRRALRPRKVFVDFSQNAAAKTTATPYTLRAGAEPTVSAPVTWAEIQECRSPGDLVFLAGDMAERLARYGDLLGPLNEPDRGRSIPDTA; translated from the coding sequence ATGACGCCGATCGCGGAGGTGGAGGGGCGGCGCCTGACGCTCAGCAATCTGGAGAAGGTGCTGTATCCGGCCACCGGCACCACCAAGGGCGAGGTGCTGCACTACTACGCGGCCACGGCCGCCGAGCCGCTGCTGGCGCATCTGCGGGACCGGCCCGTGTCCTTCCTGCGCTATCCGGACGGGCCGGACGGTCAGCGCTTCTTCACCAAGAACCCGCCACCCGGTACGCCGTCCTGGGTACGGATCACCCCGGTGCCGCACCACGACAACGAGGAAGCCGGACAGATCGTCGTCGGGGACCTCGCCTCGCTGATGTGGGCGGCCAATCTGGTGGTGGAGTTCCACACCCCGCAGTGGCGGGCCGGTGCGCCGGGGCTGGCCGACCGGCTGGTGTTCGACCTGGACCCCGGGGCGCCCGCGACAGCGGTGGAGTGCTGCGAGGTCGCCCTCTGGCTGCGGGAGCGGCTGGCCGCGGACGGCCTGGAGGCGTACGGGAAGACCTCCGGGTCCAAGGGGCTGCATCTGCTCGTCCCGCTGGAGCCCACTCCGTCCGCCCGGGTGTCGGCGTACGCGAAGGGACTGGCCGTCCAGGCGGAGCGGGAGCTTCCGGATCTGGTCGTGCACCGGATGAGGCGGGCGCTGCGACCCAGGAAGGTGTTTGTCGATTTCAGCCAGAACGCCGCGGCCAAGACGACCGCCACTCCCTACACCCTGCGCGCGGGCGCCGAGCCCACCGTCTCGGCACCGGTCACCTGGGCGGAGATCCAGGAATGCCGCAGTCCCGGGGATCTGGTCTTCCTGGCCGGCGACATGGCGGAGCGGCTGGCGCGGTACGGGGATCTGCTCGGGCCGCTCAACGAGCCGGACCGGGGGCGTTCAATTCCGGACACGGCATAG
- a CDS encoding Ku protein, with amino-acid sequence MRSIWNGAISFGLVSIPIKLVNATESHSVSFRQIHLTDGGRVRYRKVCELDGEEVTAADIGKAYESADGSMIPITDEDLGSLPLPTAKTIEIVAFVPADSIDPLQMDAAYYLSANGVPAAKPYILLREALKRSRKVAVAKYALRGRERLGMLRVVDDVIAMHGLLWPDEIRAPEGVAPEAEVKVRDAELDLADALMATLGEVDMDSLHDDYREAVEELIAAKASGEVLRPAASEDSGGKVIDLIAALESSVRAAKQARGETPDEDGEEAPVAEVTSIADRKTSGGTRRTATGKSASRASSSSDAKKSTAGAGKAATKKSTPSGGTGAKKKATAKRTTAKRTTAKRTTAKSATAKKRAGAKSAPRKRASA; translated from the coding sequence GTGAGGTCCATATGGAACGGTGCCATCTCCTTCGGGCTGGTCAGCATCCCGATCAAGCTGGTCAACGCGACCGAGAGCCACTCGGTCTCCTTCCGCCAGATCCACCTCACCGACGGCGGCCGGGTCCGCTACCGAAAGGTGTGCGAGCTGGACGGGGAGGAGGTGACCGCGGCCGATATCGGCAAGGCGTACGAGAGTGCCGACGGCTCGATGATCCCGATCACCGACGAGGATCTCGGCTCGCTGCCGCTGCCCACGGCCAAGACGATCGAGATCGTCGCCTTCGTGCCGGCCGACTCGATCGACCCGCTCCAGATGGACGCGGCCTACTACCTCTCCGCGAACGGGGTCCCGGCCGCCAAGCCGTACATCCTGCTGCGCGAGGCGCTGAAGCGGAGCCGGAAGGTCGCCGTCGCCAAGTACGCGCTGCGCGGGCGCGAGCGCCTCGGGATGCTGCGGGTGGTCGACGACGTGATCGCGATGCACGGTCTGCTCTGGCCGGACGAGATCCGGGCCCCGGAGGGGGTGGCGCCGGAGGCCGAGGTGAAGGTGCGCGACGCCGAACTGGACCTGGCCGACGCCCTGATGGCCACACTCGGCGAGGTCGACATGGACTCGCTGCACGACGACTACCGGGAGGCGGTCGAGGAGCTCATCGCGGCCAAGGCCTCCGGCGAGGTGCTGCGGCCCGCGGCGTCCGAGGACTCCGGCGGCAAGGTCATCGACCTGATCGCCGCGCTGGAGAGCAGCGTCCGCGCCGCGAAGCAGGCCCGTGGGGAGACGCCCGACGAGGACGGCGAGGAGGCTCCGGTCGCCGAGGTCACCTCGATCGCGGACCGCAAGACGTCGGGCGGCACGCGCAGGACCGCGACGGGGAAGTCGGCGTCGCGTGCGTCGTCGTCCTCCGACGCGAAGAAGTCCACGGCGGGGGCCGGTAAGGCGGCCACGAAGAAGAGCACTCCGAGCGGCGGGACCGGCGCGAAGAAGAAGGCGACGGCCAAGAGGACCACGGCCAAGAGGACCACGGCCAAGAGGACGACGGCCAAGAGTGCGACGGCGAAGAAGCGGGCCGGCGCGAAGAGCGCCCCGCGCAAACGCGCTTCGGCCTGA
- a CDS encoding fatty acid desaturase has protein sequence MPPAPAAAAGAVKLRHLQEVSHFAVHGVLTRGARAGNVLCEAAVHVPLGFASVPLRRRRHVREHHPNATVAGADPNLRELHEAGLRAGVTGAGFLRALLFPLTPTGIAATVRGIADNVLNGTRRWWRVAGFVAVPAAIMAAGGWQAALFGYAVPRLLLYPQLAWMSLLVEHRWWDAEPVPGPPAVVEAARCLRLYPDNAASALLARGTWLPYGDLYHYAHSAHPAVRWNYLPVLEQNILGTPAYTPAALMLGDDAVVRRHFRALMTRREAASGAAEGAAARGGSRVRPAR, from the coding sequence ATGCCCCCGGCGCCCGCGGCAGCGGCCGGGGCGGTGAAGTTGCGGCATCTCCAGGAGGTCAGCCACTTCGCTGTCCACGGAGTGCTGACGCGCGGCGCGCGGGCCGGCAACGTGCTGTGCGAAGCGGCCGTCCACGTTCCGCTGGGCTTCGCATCCGTCCCGCTCCGCCGCCGACGGCATGTACGGGAACACCACCCCAACGCGACCGTTGCCGGCGCCGACCCCAACCTCCGGGAGTTGCACGAGGCCGGCCTTCGCGCCGGGGTCACCGGAGCAGGCTTCCTTCGCGCCCTGCTCTTCCCGCTCACCCCCACAGGTATCGCTGCCACGGTGCGGGGTATCGCGGACAACGTCCTCAACGGCACGCGGCGTTGGTGGCGTGTGGCCGGCTTCGTCGCCGTACCGGCGGCGATCATGGCAGCGGGAGGCTGGCAGGCGGCACTGTTCGGGTACGCCGTACCCCGCCTGCTGCTGTACCCACAGCTCGCCTGGATGTCCCTGCTCGTCGAACACCGCTGGTGGGACGCCGAACCCGTGCCGGGACCGCCCGCAGTGGTCGAAGCAGCCCGGTGCCTGCGCCTGTATCCGGACAACGCGGCCTCGGCACTGCTGGCACGCGGCACCTGGCTGCCGTACGGCGACCTCTACCACTACGCGCACTCCGCGCATCCTGCCGTGCGCTGGAACTACCTGCCGGTCCTGGAACAGAACATCCTCGGCACCCCTGCGTACACCCCAGCTGCGCTGATGCTCGGCGACGATGCGGTCGTACGCCGTCACTTCCGGGCGCTCATGACGCGCCGTGAGGCAGCGAGCGGTGCAGCTGAGGGCGCCGCAGCGCGTGGCGGTTCCAGGGTCAGACCAGCTCGCTGA
- a CDS encoding DUF397 domain-containing protein, with amino-acid sequence MNSAHHRTPDLSGARWRTSTYSGGNNECVEVAHNLPLLVPVRDSKRPTGPVITFGHDAWHAFVSELV; translated from the coding sequence ATGAACAGCGCACACCACAGAACGCCGGACCTGTCGGGCGCAAGGTGGCGCACAAGCACGTACAGCGGCGGAAATAACGAGTGCGTCGAGGTCGCCCACAACCTCCCCCTTCTCGTCCCCGTCCGCGACAGCAAGCGCCCCACCGGCCCCGTCATCACCTTCGGCCACGACGCCTGGCACGCGTTCGTCAGCGAGCTGGTCTGA
- a CDS encoding Imm21 family immunity protein, whose product MSIPPVWVESMGGPLIIVPVSALTAWRGSAETGVLAGDALTPDDYDRACAVDDLAGVIAVGDSGAQALVLADEPATSCFLPEHRTFLRWLAADSEAGLKAAARAVLVAAATEWEECGTWASDGPATLMDSAEAGAELDIGYPGGGKPARASVPLPAGRWRVRATHTQADEENWVGLVQLLPIES is encoded by the coding sequence ATGAGCATCCCTCCTGTTTGGGTCGAGTCGATGGGCGGGCCGTTGATCATCGTCCCCGTCTCCGCGTTGACTGCATGGCGCGGGAGCGCGGAGACCGGGGTCCTGGCGGGGGACGCCCTCACTCCGGACGACTACGACCGGGCCTGTGCCGTGGATGACCTGGCCGGCGTGATCGCCGTCGGGGACAGCGGTGCGCAGGCACTGGTGCTGGCGGACGAGCCCGCCACCAGCTGTTTCCTACCCGAGCATCGAACCTTCCTGCGGTGGCTCGCCGCCGACTCCGAAGCCGGCCTGAAGGCTGCGGCCAGGGCTGTGCTCGTAGCTGCGGCCACGGAGTGGGAGGAGTGCGGCACATGGGCGTCGGACGGTCCGGCCACGCTCATGGACTCCGCCGAAGCAGGCGCCGAGCTGGACATCGGGTATCCCGGCGGTGGTAAGCCCGCCCGGGCATCGGTCCCACTGCCCGCCGGCCGCTGGAGGGTCCGCGCCACCCACACCCAGGCGGACGAGGAGAACTGGGTCGGCCTGGTCCAGCTCCTGCCCATCGAATCTTGA
- a CDS encoding response regulator produces the protein MSGASGRVLVVDDNKVIRQLIRVNLELEGFEVVTAADGVECLDLVHRVSPDVITLDVVMPRLDGLQTATRLRSDPRTRHLPVAIISACTPYEVDNGVAAGVDAFLAKPFEPSELVRVVRQLMERGRPPVLDGRQGAGRAETAAG, from the coding sequence GTGTCAGGGGCGTCCGGCCGCGTGCTTGTTGTCGACGACAACAAGGTCATCCGGCAGTTGATCAGGGTCAATCTCGAGCTTGAGGGCTTTGAGGTCGTGACTGCGGCCGATGGTGTCGAGTGTCTGGATCTGGTGCATCGGGTCAGTCCCGATGTGATCACGCTCGATGTCGTCATGCCCCGGCTGGACGGTCTACAGACCGCCACCAGACTGCGTTCCGATCCGCGCACCAGACATCTGCCGGTGGCGATCATCAGCGCGTGCACTCCGTACGAGGTCGACAACGGCGTCGCCGCGGGAGTCGACGCCTTCCTTGCCAAGCCCTTCGAACCGAGCGAGCTGGTGCGGGTCGTGCGGCAGTTGATGGAGCGTGGCCGGCCTCCTGTACTCGACGGCAGGCAGGGTGCCGGGCGGGCGGAGACCGCCGCCGGCTGA
- the nrtL gene encoding ArgS-related anticodon-binding protein NrtL, which yields MTPADLSTTVLRAVRRAVDEDALHAPVPARVRVERTRPGGRGDYASAVALQLAGPAALPAREVAEILRERMAGAPGIGQVEITGPGFLNFTLDATADAAAHHALLHRVREQGPRYGYGDALAGTPLQFSHAREVRAAVTADAVRRLVRSQGAPVRISCDEEPDPDWTRLGVTVDAQGRPPAPLTVVRPVPAGATAGELLERLGPDATRWGLLRPAGHDHAPLGDGLLVQGEGNPLFLVRYAHSRTHALSRGAALLGFTGDPGNDTGGPAGPEALALLAVIADHPAVLAAAAHHRAPDRLARHLEAVAQAFLDFHDAASPLPVGDEKPSAAHRTRLALAEAAGTVLAGGLSLLGISAPQHL from the coding sequence GTGACCCCCGCTGATCTCTCCACGACCGTGCTGCGCGCCGTGCGCCGCGCGGTCGACGAGGACGCTCTCCACGCGCCCGTGCCCGCGCGCGTGCGAGTGGAGAGGACCAGGCCGGGCGGCCGCGGCGACTACGCCAGCGCCGTCGCCCTCCAGCTGGCCGGGCCCGCCGCACTGCCCGCGCGGGAGGTGGCCGAGATCCTGCGGGAGCGGATGGCCGGGGCGCCCGGGATCGGGCAGGTCGAGATCACCGGCCCCGGCTTCCTGAACTTCACCCTCGACGCCACGGCCGACGCCGCCGCGCACCACGCGCTCCTGCACCGGGTACGGGAGCAGGGCCCGCGGTACGGATACGGCGACGCGCTCGCCGGGACCCCGCTGCAATTCAGCCACGCCCGCGAGGTCCGGGCCGCCGTCACCGCCGACGCGGTGCGCCGGCTCGTACGGTCGCAGGGCGCCCCCGTACGCATCAGCTGCGACGAGGAGCCCGACCCGGACTGGACGCGTCTCGGGGTCACCGTCGACGCCCAAGGACGGCCCCCCGCACCCCTGACGGTGGTACGCCCGGTCCCGGCCGGGGCCACCGCCGGCGAGCTGCTCGAACGGCTCGGGCCCGACGCCACCCGCTGGGGACTGCTCCGGCCGGCCGGACACGACCACGCCCCGCTCGGCGACGGCCTTCTCGTCCAGGGCGAGGGCAACCCGCTGTTCCTGGTCCGCTACGCCCACTCCCGCACCCACGCGCTCAGCCGCGGCGCGGCCCTGCTCGGGTTCACGGGCGACCCCGGCAACGACACCGGCGGCCCGGCGGGGCCCGAGGCGCTCGCGCTCCTCGCCGTCATCGCCGACCACCCCGCCGTCCTCGCCGCCGCCGCACACCACCGCGCACCCGACCGGCTCGCCCGCCACCTCGAAGCGGTCGCGCAGGCGTTCCTCGACTTCCACGACGCCGCGTCGCCGCTCCCCGTCGGGGACGAGAAACCCTCGGCCGCCCACCGCACCCGGCTCGCCCTTGCCGAAGCCGCCGGAACGGTGCTCGCAGGCGGCCTGTCCCTGCTCGGTATCAGCGCGCCCCAACACCTCTGA
- the lysA gene encoding diaminopimelate decarboxylase: MSRSAHPAGPRHADVMTEGHYTAPAEDLNVLDEKVWSRTVTRDEHGALTVGGIEVARLAEEFGTPAYFLDEADFRARCRAWSDAFGPGADVFYAGKAFLSRAIVRWLKEEGLNLDVCSGGELTTALDAGMPAGRIAFHGNNKTVDEIERAVTAGVGRIVLDSFQEIARVAHIAQRLGRRQPVQIRVTVGVEAHTHEFIATAHEDQKFGIALAGGQAAEAVRRALTLDGLELVGIHSHIGSQIFDMAGFEVSARRVVQLLAEVRDEHGVELPEIDLGGGLGIAYTSEDDPREPHEIAKALGDIVTRECESAGLATPRISVEPGRAIVGPTAFTLYEVGTIKPLEGLRTYVSVDGGMSDNIRTALYDAEYSVALVSRTSDAEPMLVRVVGKHCESGDIVVKDAFLPSDLAPGDLIAVPATGAYCRSMASNYNHALRPPVVAVRDGQARVIVRRETEEDLLRLDVG; this comes from the coding sequence ATGAGCCGATCCGCACACCCCGCCGGTCCCCGTCACGCCGACGTCATGACGGAGGGCCACTACACCGCCCCGGCCGAGGACCTCAACGTCCTCGACGAGAAGGTCTGGTCCCGCACCGTCACCCGGGACGAACACGGCGCACTGACCGTCGGCGGGATCGAAGTCGCCCGGCTGGCCGAGGAGTTCGGCACCCCGGCCTACTTTCTCGACGAAGCCGACTTCCGGGCCCGCTGCCGCGCCTGGTCCGACGCCTTCGGCCCCGGCGCCGACGTCTTCTATGCCGGCAAGGCCTTCCTCTCCCGCGCGATCGTGCGCTGGCTGAAGGAGGAGGGGCTCAACCTCGACGTCTGCTCCGGCGGCGAGCTGACCACCGCACTCGACGCCGGGATGCCCGCCGGGCGCATCGCCTTCCACGGAAACAACAAGACGGTCGACGAGATCGAGCGGGCCGTCACGGCCGGCGTCGGACGGATCGTGCTCGACTCCTTCCAGGAGATCGCCCGGGTCGCGCACATCGCGCAGCGTCTCGGCCGGCGCCAGCCCGTACAGATCCGGGTGACCGTCGGCGTCGAGGCGCACACCCACGAGTTCATCGCGACCGCGCACGAGGACCAGAAGTTCGGCATCGCGCTGGCCGGGGGACAGGCCGCCGAGGCCGTACGGCGGGCGCTCACCCTCGACGGGCTCGAACTCGTCGGCATCCACTCGCACATCGGCTCGCAGATCTTCGACATGGCCGGTTTCGAGGTCTCCGCCCGGCGCGTGGTGCAGCTCCTCGCCGAGGTGCGCGACGAGCACGGCGTCGAACTGCCCGAGATCGACCTCGGCGGCGGCCTCGGCATCGCGTACACCTCCGAGGACGACCCGCGCGAGCCGCACGAGATCGCCAAGGCGCTCGGCGACATCGTGACCCGCGAGTGCGAGTCCGCCGGGCTCGCCACCCCTCGGATCTCCGTCGAGCCGGGCCGCGCCATCGTCGGACCGACCGCCTTCACGCTGTACGAGGTCGGCACGATCAAGCCCCTGGAGGGGCTGCGGACCTACGTCAGCGTCGACGGCGGCATGTCGGACAACATCCGCACCGCGCTGTACGACGCCGAGTACAGCGTCGCGCTCGTCTCGCGCACCTCGGATGCCGAACCGATGCTCGTCCGCGTCGTCGGAAAGCACTGCGAGAGCGGCGACATCGTGGTCAAGGACGCCTTCCTGCCCTCGGACCTGGCCCCCGGCGACCTGATCGCCGTCCCCGCCACCGGCGCGTACTGCCGTTCCATGGCGAGCAACTACAACCATGCCCTGCGCCCGCCCGTCGTCGCCGTGCGCGACGGGCAGGCGCGGGTCATCGTCCGGCGTGAGACGGAGGAAGATCTCCTGCGTCTCGACGTCGGCTGA
- a CDS encoding homoserine dehydrogenase, whose product MMRTRPLKVALLGCGVVGSEVARIMTTHADDLAARIGAPVELAGVAVRRPSKVREGIDPALITTDATALVKRGDIDVVVEVIGGIEPARTLIRTAFEHGASVVSANKALLAEDGAALHADAERYGRDLYYEAAVAGAIPLVRPLRESLAGDKVNRVLGIVNGTTNFILDKMDTSGAGYSEALDEATALGYAEADPTADVEGFDAAAKAAILAGIAFHTRVKIGDVHREGITEVTAADIASARRMGCTVKLLAICERAADGRSVTARVHPAMIPLSHPLASVREAYNAVFIEADAAGQLMFYGPGAGGAPTASAVLGDLVAVCRNKLNAAPGPGESAYTRLPVSPMGDVVTRYHISLDVADKPGVLAQVATVFAEQGVSIDTVRQKGRQDSSGEASLVVVTHRAPDAALSGTVEALRKLDTVRGVASIMRVEGE is encoded by the coding sequence ATGATGCGTACGCGTCCGCTGAAGGTGGCGCTGCTGGGCTGTGGAGTGGTCGGCTCAGAGGTGGCGCGCATCATGACGACGCACGCCGACGACCTCGCCGCGCGCATCGGTGCGCCGGTGGAGCTCGCCGGTGTCGCCGTGCGCCGGCCCTCCAAGGTGCGCGAGGGCATCGACCCCGCACTGATCACCACCGATGCGACCGCCCTGGTCAAACGGGGTGACATCGACGTCGTCGTCGAGGTCATCGGTGGCATCGAGCCGGCCCGCACGCTCATCAGGACCGCCTTCGAACACGGCGCGAGCGTCGTCTCCGCCAACAAGGCACTGCTCGCCGAGGACGGTGCGGCCCTGCACGCCGACGCCGAGCGGTACGGCAGGGACCTCTACTACGAGGCCGCCGTGGCCGGTGCCATCCCGCTCGTCCGGCCGCTGCGCGAGTCCCTCGCCGGCGACAAGGTCAACCGGGTCCTCGGCATCGTCAACGGCACCACGAACTTCATCCTCGACAAGATGGACACGAGCGGCGCCGGGTACTCCGAGGCGCTCGACGAGGCCACCGCCCTCGGATACGCGGAGGCCGACCCGACCGCCGACGTCGAGGGCTTCGACGCCGCCGCCAAGGCCGCGATCCTCGCCGGAATCGCCTTCCACACCCGGGTGAAGATCGGCGACGTGCACCGCGAGGGCATCACCGAGGTCACCGCGGCCGACATCGCCTCCGCCCGCCGCATGGGCTGCACCGTCAAGCTCCTCGCCATCTGCGAGCGCGCCGCCGACGGCCGGTCGGTCACGGCCCGCGTGCACCCCGCGATGATCCCGCTCAGCCACCCGCTGGCGTCCGTCCGCGAGGCGTACAACGCGGTGTTCATCGAGGCCGACGCCGCCGGGCAGCTGATGTTCTACGGCCCCGGCGCCGGTGGCGCGCCGACCGCCTCCGCGGTCCTCGGCGACCTCGTCGCGGTCTGCCGCAACAAGCTCAACGCGGCCCCCGGCCCCGGTGAGTCCGCGTACACGCGCCTGCCGGTCAGCCCCATGGGCGACGTCGTCACGCGGTACCACATCAGTCTCGACGTGGCCGACAAACCTGGCGTACTCGCCCAGGTCGCGACGGTCTTCGCCGAACAGGGCGTATCCATCGATACGGTCCGCCAGAAAGGCCGACAGGACAGCAGCGGCGAGGCTTCGCTCGTCGTCGTCACCCACCGCGCGCCCGACGCCGCCCTCTCCGGGACCGTCGAGGCGCTGCGCAAGCTCGACACCGTACGCGGTGTCGCCAGCATCATGCGTGTTGAAGGGGAGTAA